GTCCTCGGGGCATTGATCGTCTATCGTATCGGCTGCTATGTGCCGGTGCCGGGCGTCAATCCCGATGCCATGCTTTCGTTGATGCAGGCGCAGGGCGGCGGCATCGTGGACATGTTCAACATGTTCTCGGGCGGCGCCCTGCACCGTTTCAGTATTTTTGCGTTGAACGTGATGCCGTATATCTCGGCATCGATCGTGATCCAGTTGGCCACGCACATCTTTCCGGCCCTCAAGGCGATGCAGAAAGAAGGTGAATCGGGCCGACGCAAGATCACCCAGTATTCGCGCATCGGTGCGGTGTTGCTGGCGGTGGTGCAGGGCGGCAGTATCGCGCTGGCGCTGCAGAACCAGACCGCCCCGGGCGGCGCTCCGGTGGTGTATGCACCGGGCATGGGCTTCGTGCTGACCGCAGTGATCGCCCTGACGGCGGGCACCATCTTCCTGATGTGGGTGGGCGAGCAGGTCACCGAGCGTGGCATCGGCAACGGTGTGTCGTTGATCATCTTCGCCGGCATCGTTGCAGGTCTTCCGGCTGCCGCATTTCAGACCATCGAGGCATACCGTGATGATCAGTTGAATTTCATCTCGCTGCTTCTGATCGTCGTCACCATCCTGGCTTTCACCCTGTTCGTGGTGTTCGTCGAGCGTGGGCAGCGACGCATCACGGTCAACTACGCACGCCGCCAGGGCGGTCGCAATGCGTACATGAACCAGACCTCGTTCCTGCCGCTCAAGCTCAACATGGCTGGCGTGATTCCGCCGATCTTCGCATCGAGCATCCTGGCCTTCCCGGCGACGCTGTCGATGTGGTCGGGCCAGGCGGCCTCGGGTGGCGTGGGGTCGTGGCTGCAGAAGATTGCCAATGCGCTTGGGCCCGGTGAGCCGGTGCACATGCTGGTGTTCGCTGCGCTGATCATCGGTTTTGCGTTCTTCTATACCGCGCTGGTATTCAATTCGCAGGAAACCGCCGACAACCTCAAGAAGTCGGGTGCGCTGATCCCGGGTATCCGTCCGGGCAAGGCGACCGCCGACTACGTGGACGGCGTGCTGACGCGCCTGACGGCGGCCGGTTCGCTGTACCTGGTCATCGTCTGCCTGCTGCCGGAAATCATGCGCACGCAGCTCGGTACCTCGTTCCACTTCGGCGGCACCTCGCTGCTGATCGCGGTGGTGGTGGTGATGGACTTCATTGCGCAGATCCAGGCGCACCTGATGTCGCACCAGTATGAGAGCCTGCTGAAGAAGGCCAACCTGAAGGGTGGGTCACGCGGCGGTCTTGCACGCGGTTAAGTGGTACACTAGATCTTCATTACGTGAAGACGGCCTGGTTCCCGGGCCACGATCTTCCGATCAGAAGGGCGGCTCGCGCGACGTCTCGCGCGCGGGTGTGACGGGGTGGTCCTGTGCGGGAGTAGCACAGGCGATTCGGAGAAGTTTTCTGGATCAACACCGTCCGGCGCCGGAGCGAGGGCACACTCCCCACGCCGGGTCCATGGAACCTCTGGTTCCACGGGCTTCAAAGCAATCCGAGGCCTTGTTATAATTCCGAGTTCACTTTTGATCCATCCTGCCGGATGGCGCCTTGGCGCTGTCGGGCCATCACTCAGTTGGAGAATCGCGTCATGGCGCGTATTGCAGGCGTCAACCTGCCAGCCCAGAAGCACGTCTGGGTCGGGTTGCAAAGCATCTACGGCATCGGCCGTACCCGTTCGAAGAAGCTCTGCGAATCCGCAGGCGTTACCTCGACCACGAAGATTCGTGATTTGTCCGAACCCGAAATCGAGCGCCTGCGCGCCGAAGTCGGCAAGTATGTCGTCGAAGGCGACCTGCGCCGCGAAATCGGTATCGCGATCAAGCGACTGATGGACCTGGGCTGCTATCGCGGTCTGCGTCATCGCCGTGGTCTCCCGCTGCGTGGTCAGCGCACCCGTACCAACGCCCGCACCCGCAAGGGTCCGCGCAAGGCGATCAGGAAGTAAGGGATAGATCATGGCCAAGCCAGCAGAAAAGAAAACGAAGAAGAAGATCAAGCGCGTCATCACTGACGGCGTCGCTCATGTCCACGCTTCGTTCAACAACACCATCGTCACCATCACCGATCGCCAGGGCAATGCGCTGTCGTGGGCTACGTCGGGCGGCGCCGGTTTCCGTGGTTCGCGTAAGTCGACCCCGTTCGCTGCTCAGGTTGCCGCCGAAAAGGCTGGCCGCGCTGCGCTCGACTACGGCGTGAAGTCGCTGGAAGTACGTATCAAGGGCCCGGGTCCGGGCCGTGAGTCGGCCGTGCGTTCGTTGAACAACGTGGGCTACAAGATCACCAACATCATCGACGTGACGCCAATCCCGCACAACGGGTGCCGTCCGCCGAAGAAGCGTCGCGTCTAAAGGGAGCGATAAGAAATGGCTCGTTATATCGGTCCTACCTGTAAGCTCGCGCGCCGCGAAGGCGCCGACCTTTCCCTCAAGAGCCCGGCGCGTGCGCTGGACTCCAAGTGCAAGCTTGAGCAGAAGCCCGGCCAGCACGGCGCGGCGCGCAAGGGCAAGCTCTCCGACTACGCCACCCAGCTGCGCGAAAAGCAGAAGGTCAAGCGTATCTACGGTCTGCTGGAACGCCAGTTCCGCAACTACTACAAGAAGGCCTCGACCAAGAAGGGCAACACCGGCGAGAACCTGCTGCAGTTGCTGGAAACCCGTCTGGACAACGTCTGCTACCGCATGGGCTTTGCCGTCACCCGTCCGGCCGCGCGCCAGTTGGTGTCGCACCGTGGCGTGTTGGTCAACGGCAAGTCGGTGAATCTGGCCTCGTACCAGATCAAGGCCGGCGATGCGATCACGCTGTCGGAAAAGGCACAGAAGCAGCTCCGCGTGCAGGAAGCCCTGACCGTGGCTGAGCAGCACGACATGACGCCGTCGTGGGTTGAAGTCGATTCGAAGAAGTTTAGCGGCGTGTTCAAGGCCGTTCCGGATCGCGCTGACCTGCCTTCGGATATCAACGAAGCGCTGATCGTCGAGTTGTATTCGAAGTAATTCACATTGGAGAGCCTCCGGCACTGCCGGAGGTTCGCAGGAGACCCCGCAACATGACGGTTACCGCCAACCAGGTTCTGCGCCCTCGTGGTCCGCAGATCGAACGTCTTACCGACAACCGTGCCAAGGTCGTGATCGAACCCTTGGAGCGCGGTTACGGGCACACGCTGGGCAATGCCCTGCGTCGTGTGCTGTTGTCGTCGATCCCCGGTTTTGCGATCACCGAGGTCGAGATCGACGGCGTGCTGCACGAGTACACCACGGTCGAGGGTTTGCAGGAAGACGTGCTTGACGTCCTGCTCAACCTGAAAGACGTGGCCATTCGCATGCACAGTGGCGACAGCGCGACGCTGTCGTTGTCCAAGCAGGGTCCGGGCACGGTCACTGCGGCCGACATCAGGACCGATCACAACGTTGAGATCATCAACGGCGAGCACGTGATCTGCCACCTGACCAAGGACACGGCGCTGAACATGCGCCTGAAGATCGAGCGTGGGTTCGGCTATCAGCCGGCTGCTGCGCGTCGTCGTCCGGACGAAGAGACCCGCACCATCGGTCGTCTGATGCTGGATGCGTCGTTCTCGCCGGTGCGTCGCGTTGCCTATGCAGTGGAAGCTGCGCGCGTCGAACAGCGCACCGACCTCGACAAGCTGGTGATCGATATCGAAACCAACGGCACGATCGATGCCGAGGAAGCCGTGCGCACCGCCGCCGACATCCTCAGCGATCAGCTGTCGGTGTTCGGCGATTTCACCCACCGCGATCGCGGTGCGGCCAAGCCGGCTGCCAGCGGCGTGGATCCGGTGCTGCTGCGCCCGATCGACGACCTCGAGCTGACCGTGCGTTCGGCCAACTGCCTCAAGGCCGAGAGCATCTATTACATCGGCGATCTGATTCAGAAGACCGAAGTGGAGCTGCTCAAGACCCCGAACCTGGGCAAGAAGTCGCTCACCGAAATCAAGGAAGTGCTGGCACAGCGCGGCCTTGCACTGGGCATGAAGCTGGAGAACTGGCCGCCGGCCGGCGTCGCCCAGCACGGCATGCTTGGTTGATGCATCAGCGCATGGGCGTCTTCGGGCGCCCATGCGGTTTTTCTCATCGACGGGCCAAAGCCCGCGGTGACACCGGTCGAAGGATGGCCGGTTCGGACCAACCGCAGTCCATTCAACAGCGCCAGGATGGCGACAACGTCTCCCAGTAGTCTCAACATTCCTTAGGAAATCACACTCATGCGTCACCAGAAATCTGGTCGTAAGTTCAACCGCACCAGCGCGCACCGCGAAGCCATGTTCCGCAATATGGCCGCTTCGCTGTTCAAGCACGAGCTGATCAAGACCACCTTGCCGAAGGCCAAGGAACTGCGTCGCGTCGCCGAACCGCTGATCACCATCGGTAAGGTCGATGGCGTCGCCAATCGTCGTCTGGCGTTCGCTCGCCTGCGCGACAAGGAAGCGGTGGGCAAGCTGTTCGTCGAACTGGGCCCGCGTTACGCGACCCGTCCCGGCGGCTACCTGCGCATCCTGAAGGCCGGTTTCCGTGCTGGCGACAATGCGCCGATGGCGTATGTGGAGCTGGTCGATCGCCCGGTCGTTGCGGAGGAAGTGGCCGAGTAATCGGATCGCTTCATCAAGATTCTCGAAGAGCCCGGCATTGCCGGGCTTTTTGTTGTGCGCGGTATCGATTCGGGCCAGCGGTTCGGGGTATTGGGCGTGTTCTGGGCAATGCTTGCTTGGGCACCGGCCGACTCCGGGGCGGTGGCGTGGCCATGATGCTGGATGGCCAGGGTTCCTAGCCGGCGTGGTCGCGGCGATGCCTGCTCGATGGCCGTGGAGCCCATCGCCTGGCGATGCGCTGCCGCTGGGATGCAAGGCGCCTTGCGTGTGCGACGGAGCAGGGCGGTACATGCGTGGTCAGCGCCGCGGCGATGATTGATAATCGGGCTTCGATCCTAGGCAAGCAGTCACGATGAATCCATTGCGTTGGGGGTTTCGGGCGCAGTTCCTGCTGGGCTTTCTGGCCTGTGCGGGACTATTGGCCTATGCGATCTACGTACAGCTGTATCTGGGGCTGGAGCCTTGCCCGCTGTGCATTTTCCAGCGGATCGCGTTTGCGGCTCTGGCAGTGTTGTTCCTGCTCGGTGCCCTGCACGGGCCGCGTGGCGCAGGCGGGCGCAAGGTCTATGGCGTATTGAGTTTCATCGCCGCCGGCGTGGGCATGGGCATCGCCGCACGGCATGTCTGGGTGCAGATCCGGCCCAAGGACATGATGTCTTCGTGTGGCCCGCCGCTGAGTTTTCTGAGCGAGACGATGGGGCCGTTCGAGGTGTTCCGCACCGTGCTGACCGGCAGCGGCGACTGCGGCAACATCGACTGGCGCTTTCTGGGCCTGAGCATGCCAATGTGGAGCATGGTGTGGTTCGTGGCGCTTGCGTTGTGGGCGCTGTACGCCGGCTTCAAGGCGAGGCGCAGCTCGGTGCATCGCCAAGGCTAAGGGATGCCGCTGCGCGCCTGGGACGGTGGGGCCGGAACATGATGGGTCGGTCGCCTCGCGAGCTGCCTTGGCCTATCGCGTGCCGTCTGCGTGGCTTGAGTGGCTTGAAGGCGTCGCGGTTGTGCGCGTCACAGACAAGTGCGCGGATGTGCGGTTCGCCCGCGCTGCCCGAGCGGGCCGGCCGAGGGTGCGGCGTCGTTCCGCAACTACGTCGATCAGGTGCGTGGCCAGTGCCCGCTGGCGTAGGTGGACGTCGTGTCAGACCTTGGGCGTTGTTCGCCATTCAGTTGCGTTCGCCAAGGGGCACAAGGATTCGACGTCATCGCTTGCCTCGTCCACTGCGTGAACGCTTTGCGTTGCGCGCTGGCTCTGCCACCATCGCAGGCTGTCAGGAGCCCTCGTCATGAATCTTTCCGCCGCAACCCCCGCTTCCGATCACGCTGCCTCGTCGTGGGCGCCCGGCAGCTGGCGTGACAAACCCGCGCTGCAGCTGCCCGTGTATCCGGATCAGTCTGCGCTGCAGGCGGCGATGGACGAGTTGGGTCAGTTGCCGCCGCTGGTGACCTCGTGGGAGATCTTCGCACTCAAGCGCCAGTTGGCCGAAGCGCAGGAGGGCAAGCGCTTCCTGCTGCAGGGTGGCGATTGCGCGGAGAATTTCAGCGATTGTGAATCGGGCACCATTTCCAATCGCCTGAAGGTGCTGCTGCAGATGAGCCTGGTGCTGGTGCACGGCCTGCGGCTGCCGGTGGTACGGGTGGGCCGCTTTGCCGGGCAATACGCCAAGCCGCGCTCGGCCGATACCGAAACCCGTGATGGTGTGACCTTGCCGAGTTATCGCGGCGATGTGATCAATGCGCCGGCCTTCACCGAGGCCGCGCGCGTGCCCGATCCGCGGCGCATGATCACCGCGCATTCGCGGTCGGCGATGACGATGAACTTCGTGCGCGCCTTGATCGACGGCGGCTTCGCCGACCTGCATCACCCCGAATACTGGAACCTGGACTGGGTGGGCTATTCGCCGCTGGCGGCCGACTACCAGAAGATGGTGTCCTCGATCGGCGATGCGGTGCGCTTCATGGAGACCCTGTCTGGAGCCGAGGTGTACAACCTCAACCGCATCGATTTCTACACCTCGCACGAGGCGTTGCTGCTGCCCTATGAGCAGTGCCTGACCCGCCAGGTGCCGCGCCAATGGGGCTGGTTCAACCTCAGCACGCATTACCCGTGGATCGGCATGCGCACCGCAGCGCTGGATGGCGCGCATGTGGAATACCTGCGCGGGGTGCGCAACCCGATCGCCATCAAGGTTGGGCCGTCGGTACAGCCGGACCAGCTGTTGCGGCTGATCGACGTACTCAATCCCGAAGACGAACCCGGGCGTCTGAGCTTCATCCATCGCATGGGCGCGGCGCAGATCGCCGAGAAGTTGCCGCCGCTGCTGGATGCGGTCAAGCGCGATGGGCGCCGGGTGCTGTGGGTGTGCGATGCGATGCATGGCAATACCGAGAGCACCGGAAATGGCTACAAAACCCGGCGTTTCGACAATATCCGCGGTGAAGTGGAGACCTCGTTCGACCTGCATGCGGCTGCCGGTACGCGGCTGGGCGGTGTGCATCTGGAGCTCACCGGCGAAGATGTCACCGAATGCACCGGCGGCGCACGCGAACTGACCGAGCGCGATCTGGAGCGTGCCTACCGCTCCAGCGTGGACCCACGCCTGAACTATGAGCAGTCGCTGGAAATTGCGATGGCGATCGTACGCAAGCAACAACAGGCCGCGTCGCAGCCGCTGGGCGCATGAGCGGCGCGTGCGCATGACGTGATGCTCATGCCGCTTGCGGCATGCTCTGGCAGCCATCCCTCTCCCCCCCACAGGAAGAACGGTTTGACTGCCGATTGGAACGTCATTCGCGAATACGCAATTCCCCTGGGCGCCGCGCTGCTGGCCGGCGTCGTGACCTGGTCGTTGATGCTGTGGTTGTTCCGCCGCATGCAGGGACGCGATTACCGCCGCGCGCGTATCATTCGCGTGATCACCTTGCCCGCGGCCTTCATCCTGCCGCTGTTGTTTCTGGGTGTCGCTACCGAGGCGACCCCGCTGAGCGGCAAGGCGCTGGCAGCGGTGCAGCATTTGTTGCATGTCGGCATCGTCGGCTGCGTGACCTGGTTGCTGGTACGCGCGGTGGCGGCCGGCGAAGCGGCGATCCTTCGCAGCAACCCGATCGAGGTGGCGGACAATCTGACCGCGCGCCGCATCCAGACCCAGACCCGGGTGCTGAGCCGCGTGGTGATGGGCGCGGTGATCCTGCTTGGCGTCTCGGTGGTGCTGCTCGGCTTCGAGCAGGTGCGCCAGATCGGCAAGACGCTGCTGGCCTCGGCCGGCATCATCGGCCTGGTGGCGGGCATCGCGGCCAAGCCGGTGTTCGGCAACCTGATCGCCGGCCTGCAGATCGCGCTGACCCAGCCGATCCGGCTGGACGACGTGGTGATCGTCGAAGGCGAATGGGGCCGCATCGAAGAGATCGGCAGCTCGTATGTGGTGGTACGGATCTGGGATGAGCGACGCATGGTGGTGCCGCTCACCTGGTTCATCGAAAACCCGTTCCAGAACTGGACGCGCGCCAGCGCGGATCTGCTCGGTACCGCGTTCCTGTGGCTGGATTACCGCACGCCGATCGCCGCAGTGCGCGCGGAACTGGAGCGCATCTGCCAGAGCGAGCCGCTATGGGATGGGCGCGTCTGCGTCACCCAGATCACCGATACCAGCGACAACACCATTCAGGTGCGCCTGTTGGTGAGTGCGCGCAATTCTGGCGATGCCTTCGACCTGCGCTGCCTGGTGCGCGAAAGCATGATCGATTTTCTGACCCGCGAGCATGCTTACGCGCTGCCCAGGATCCGCGCCGAGATTGCGGCGCAGGAAAAGCCGGTGTCGCGCGCTGCAGAACCGATCTCGCCGGAGAGCGTGCGTTCGCCGGGTGCCGAAGATGGCGAGCCTGCAGCATCGATCTAGCGTTGCCGGCAGAGGGATCTAGCCGTTTTGGTGTGCGCTGGCGGCCAACCGGTTCGCGCATCGCAGGATTGGCGATGCGCAGCCGCCCGGGCGGCAAGCTGCGCGACATCCGGGGGACGCTGTCTGATGACGTCGATACCTGGACCGCCCCGCATTGCCTTGCGGTGCGGGGCGGTGCGCTCAGTCCGCGGTCTTCGGTGGCGATGCGCCCGGTGTCGCTGGCGGTGGTGCGCTCGGCGCGTAGCCGGGCGCGAACCGCGCGTGGCTGCGTTGCTCGTAGGCGTAGGCCAGTTCGATCAGGCGCGGCTCGCTCCAGGCGGTGCCCATGAACAGCAGTCCGAGCGGCAAGCCCTGGGTCTGCCCCATCGGCACGCTCAGGCTCGGATATCCGGCCACTGCCGCGGCACCGTAGCCGGCACCGGGAAAGGTGTCGCCCTTGCCGAGCGTGGTGACCCAGGCCGCGCCGGTGGTCGGCACGATCAGCGCGTCCAGGCGGTCGGCTTCCAGGGCTGCGTCGATGCCTTCCGGCCCGGCCAGCCGTTTGGCGTTGGCGCGTGCGCTCAAATAGCCCGCGTCGTCGAGGCCGGGCGCTGCCTGCGCCTGTTCGAACAACTCCTGCCCGAAGTGCGGCATCTCGCGCTGCGCCTGCGTGCGATTGAACGCAATCAACTGCTCCAGGCTCGCCACGGGCGCGCGGTGGTTCTGCAGATACGCGTTCAAGCCGGCCTTGAATTCGACCAGTAAGACCATCTGCTCAGCAGCATCCCACTTGCCATCCGTGGCCAGGGCCGTCTCAACCACCGTGGCACCTGCCGCGCGCAAGGTCTGCACGGCGCGATCCAATGCGGCGGCGATCACGGGATCCTCGCGCAGTGGATTGCGCAGCAGGCCCAGGCGCGCGCCACGCAGGCTGTCGGGTTTCAGGTGGGCCAGGTAATCGACGCTGGTCGCCGGTGCCTTGGCAGTGGCCGGGTCCTGCGCATCGGGCGCGGCGATGGCCTGCAGCAGCGCGGCCGCGTCGGCCACGCTGCGCGTCATCGGGCCGGCGGTGTCCTGGCTGGCCGAAATCGGGATGATGCCGTCGCGGCTGACCAGGCCTACCGTCGGCTTGAGCCCGACCAGGCCGTTGACCGATGCCGGACAGGTGATGCTGCCATCGGTCTCGGTGCCGATGCCCACCGTGGCCAGGCTGGCGGCGATTGCCGCACCGGTGCCGGCGCTGGAGCCGCATGGGTTGCGGTCGAGCGCGTAGGGATTGCGGGTCAGCCCGCCGCGGGCGCTCCAGCCGGAGCTGGACTGGGTGGAGCGGAAATTCGCCCACTCGCTCAGGTTGGTCTTGCCCAGGATCACCGCCCCGGCCGCGCGCAGGCGCTGCACCAGAAAGGCATCGCGGGTTGGATGGAACGCGGCCAGTGCCAGCGAGCCGGCGCTGTTGACCATCGGCACGGCGTCGATGTTGTCCTTGAGCAGCACCGGGATGCCGTGCAACGGTCCGCGCGTGCGGCCGGCGCGGCGTTCGTCGTCGAGCCAGCGTGCCTCGGCTTCGGCCTGCGGATTGTGTTCGATCACCGCATTGAGCTGCGGGCCGGCGCGGTCGACGCTGGCGATGCGTTGCAGGTAGGCACGGGTCAGTTCGAGGCTGGTGGTGGTGCCGGCCTGCATGCGCGCCTGCAGGCCGGCCACATCGGCCTCAACCAGTTCCAGCGGTTCGGTGCCGGCGGCCGTGGCGGGTGCATG
The window above is part of the Xanthomonas campestris pv. badrii genome. Proteins encoded here:
- a CDS encoding mechanosensitive ion channel family protein, translating into MTADWNVIREYAIPLGAALLAGVVTWSLMLWLFRRMQGRDYRRARIIRVITLPAAFILPLLFLGVATEATPLSGKALAAVQHLLHVGIVGCVTWLLVRAVAAGEAAILRSNPIEVADNLTARRIQTQTRVLSRVVMGAVILLGVSVVLLGFEQVRQIGKTLLASAGIIGLVAGIAAKPVFGNLIAGLQIALTQPIRLDDVVIVEGEWGRIEEIGSSYVVVRIWDERRMVVPLTWFIENPFQNWTRASADLLGTAFLWLDYRTPIAAVRAELERICQSEPLWDGRVCVTQITDTSDNTIQVRLLVSARNSGDAFDLRCLVRESMIDFLTREHAYALPRIRAEIAAQEKPVSRAAEPISPESVRSPGAEDGEPAASI
- a CDS encoding disulfide bond formation protein B gives rise to the protein MNPLRWGFRAQFLLGFLACAGLLAYAIYVQLYLGLEPCPLCIFQRIAFAALAVLFLLGALHGPRGAGGRKVYGVLSFIAAGVGMGIAARHVWVQIRPKDMMSSCGPPLSFLSETMGPFEVFRTVLTGSGDCGNIDWRFLGLSMPMWSMVWFVALALWALYAGFKARRSSVHRQG
- the rplQ gene encoding 50S ribosomal protein L17, which produces MRHQKSGRKFNRTSAHREAMFRNMAASLFKHELIKTTLPKAKELRRVAEPLITIGKVDGVANRRLAFARLRDKEAVGKLFVELGPRYATRPGGYLRILKAGFRAGDNAPMAYVELVDRPVVAEEVAE
- a CDS encoding DNA-directed RNA polymerase subunit alpha, which produces MTVTANQVLRPRGPQIERLTDNRAKVVIEPLERGYGHTLGNALRRVLLSSIPGFAITEVEIDGVLHEYTTVEGLQEDVLDVLLNLKDVAIRMHSGDSATLSLSKQGPGTVTAADIRTDHNVEIINGEHVICHLTKDTALNMRLKIERGFGYQPAAARRRPDEETRTIGRLMLDASFSPVRRVAYAVEAARVEQRTDLDKLVIDIETNGTIDAEEAVRTAADILSDQLSVFGDFTHRDRGAAKPAASGVDPVLLRPIDDLELTVRSANCLKAESIYYIGDLIQKTEVELLKTPNLGKKSLTEIKEVLAQRGLALGMKLENWPPAGVAQHGMLG
- the rpsM gene encoding 30S ribosomal protein S13, which translates into the protein MARIAGVNLPAQKHVWVGLQSIYGIGRTRSKKLCESAGVTSTTKIRDLSEPEIERLRAEVGKYVVEGDLRREIGIAIKRLMDLGCYRGLRHRRGLPLRGQRTRTNARTRKGPRKAIRK
- the rpsK gene encoding 30S ribosomal protein S11 codes for the protein MAKPAEKKTKKKIKRVITDGVAHVHASFNNTIVTITDRQGNALSWATSGGAGFRGSRKSTPFAAQVAAEKAGRAALDYGVKSLEVRIKGPGPGRESAVRSLNNVGYKITNIIDVTPIPHNGCRPPKKRRV
- a CDS encoding amidase, whose product is MCLALLLALCGCTHADAPTRHAPATAAGTEPLELVEADVAGLQARMQAGTTTSLELTRAYLQRIASVDRAGPQLNAVIEHNPQAEAEARWLDDERRAGRTRGPLHGIPVLLKDNIDAVPMVNSAGSLALAAFHPTRDAFLVQRLRAAGAVILGKTNLSEWANFRSTQSSSGWSARGGLTRNPYALDRNPCGSSAGTGAAIAASLATVGIGTETDGSITCPASVNGLVGLKPTVGLVSRDGIIPISASQDTAGPMTRSVADAAALLQAIAAPDAQDPATAKAPATSVDYLAHLKPDSLRGARLGLLRNPLREDPVIAAALDRAVQTLRAAGATVVETALATDGKWDAAEQMVLLVEFKAGLNAYLQNHRAPVASLEQLIAFNRTQAQREMPHFGQELFEQAQAAPGLDDAGYLSARANAKRLAGPEGIDAALEADRLDALIVPTTGAAWVTTLGKGDTFPGAGYGAAAVAGYPSLSVPMGQTQGLPLGLLFMGTAWSEPRLIELAYAYEQRSHARFAPGYAPSAPPPATPGASPPKTAD
- a CDS encoding class II 3-deoxy-7-phosphoheptulonate synthase produces the protein MNLSAATPASDHAASSWAPGSWRDKPALQLPVYPDQSALQAAMDELGQLPPLVTSWEIFALKRQLAEAQEGKRFLLQGGDCAENFSDCESGTISNRLKVLLQMSLVLVHGLRLPVVRVGRFAGQYAKPRSADTETRDGVTLPSYRGDVINAPAFTEAARVPDPRRMITAHSRSAMTMNFVRALIDGGFADLHHPEYWNLDWVGYSPLAADYQKMVSSIGDAVRFMETLSGAEVYNLNRIDFYTSHEALLLPYEQCLTRQVPRQWGWFNLSTHYPWIGMRTAALDGAHVEYLRGVRNPIAIKVGPSVQPDQLLRLIDVLNPEDEPGRLSFIHRMGAAQIAEKLPPLLDAVKRDGRRVLWVCDAMHGNTESTGNGYKTRRFDNIRGEVETSFDLHAAAGTRLGGVHLELTGEDVTECTGGARELTERDLERAYRSSVDPRLNYEQSLEIAMAIVRKQQQAASQPLGA
- the rpsD gene encoding 30S ribosomal protein S4; amino-acid sequence: MARYIGPTCKLARREGADLSLKSPARALDSKCKLEQKPGQHGAARKGKLSDYATQLREKQKVKRIYGLLERQFRNYYKKASTKKGNTGENLLQLLETRLDNVCYRMGFAVTRPAARQLVSHRGVLVNGKSVNLASYQIKAGDAITLSEKAQKQLRVQEALTVAEQHDMTPSWVEVDSKKFSGVFKAVPDRADLPSDINEALIVELYSK
- the secY gene encoding preprotein translocase subunit SecY, whose amino-acid sequence is MAQAGIGNLGGGLGKFTELRQRLLFVLGALIVYRIGCYVPVPGVNPDAMLSLMQAQGGGIVDMFNMFSGGALHRFSIFALNVMPYISASIVIQLATHIFPALKAMQKEGESGRRKITQYSRIGAVLLAVVQGGSIALALQNQTAPGGAPVVYAPGMGFVLTAVIALTAGTIFLMWVGEQVTERGIGNGVSLIIFAGIVAGLPAAAFQTIEAYRDDQLNFISLLLIVVTILAFTLFVVFVERGQRRITVNYARRQGGRNAYMNQTSFLPLKLNMAGVIPPIFASSILAFPATLSMWSGQAASGGVGSWLQKIANALGPGEPVHMLVFAALIIGFAFFYTALVFNSQETADNLKKSGALIPGIRPGKATADYVDGVLTRLTAAGSLYLVIVCLLPEIMRTQLGTSFHFGGTSLLIAVVVVMDFIAQIQAHLMSHQYESLLKKANLKGGSRGGLARG